The proteins below come from a single Staphylococcus sp. MI 10-1553 genomic window:
- the leuS gene encoding leucine--tRNA ligase has translation MVSYNHQEVEKKWQTYWLENKTFKTEDNIGQKKFYALDMFPYPSGAGLHVGHPEGYTATDILSRYKRMQGYNVLHPMGWDAFGLPAEQYALDTGNDPSAFTKRNIQTFKRQIQELGFSYDWDREVSTTDPEYYKWTQWIFIQLYKKGLAYIDEIPVNWCEALGTVLSNEEVVDGVSERGGYPVVRRPMKQWVLKITEYADRLLEDLDTLDWPESIKDMQRNWIGRSEGAKVNFKVENIDTPIEVFTTRPDTIYGATFLVLSPEHALVNRITTPQQYEKVKHYQDEAAKKSDLERTDLAKEKTGVFTGAYAIHPFTGEQVPIWIADYVLASYGTGAVMAVPAHDERDYEFATTFDLPVVTVIENDAETPYYTGDGPHVQSGELDGLNNEAAIAKAIALLEAKGLGEKKVNYKLRDWLFSRQRYWGEPIPIIHWENGSMTTVPENELPLLLPKTDEIKPSGTGESPLANIDDFVNVVDPETGMKGRRETNTMPQWAGSCWYYLRYIDPNNDQMLADPEKLKHWLPVDLYIGGVEHAVLHLLYARFWHKVLYDLGVVPTSEPFQKLFNQGMILGEGNEKMSKSKGNVVNPDDIVRSHGADTLRLYEMFMGPLEASIAWSENGLDGSRRFLDRIWRLFLTEAGQLTAKVIEDDTPALQTVYHQTVKKVTEDFESLSFNTAISQLMVFINECYKVEHISKAYAEGFVKMLAPIAPHIGEEIWSILGHDTTITYQPWPSFDPSLLEEDVVEIVVQVNGKVRAKIEIPKDMSKEDMEATALANDNIKAAIEGKEIKKVIAVPQKLVNIVAK, from the coding sequence ATTGTGAGTTACAATCATCAAGAAGTCGAAAAAAAGTGGCAAACGTATTGGCTAGAGAACAAAACGTTTAAAACAGAAGATAATATCGGGCAGAAGAAATTTTATGCGTTAGATATGTTCCCTTATCCATCAGGTGCAGGGCTACATGTGGGGCATCCAGAAGGTTATACAGCAACAGACATTTTGTCACGTTATAAACGTATGCAAGGTTACAACGTGTTACATCCTATGGGGTGGGATGCGTTTGGATTACCTGCTGAACAGTATGCACTTGATACTGGAAATGACCCATCGGCATTTACAAAACGTAACATTCAAACATTTAAGCGTCAAATTCAAGAACTTGGCTTTAGTTATGATTGGGATCGTGAAGTAAGTACGACAGACCCTGAATATTATAAATGGACACAATGGATTTTTATTCAACTTTATAAAAAAGGATTAGCTTATATTGATGAAATTCCGGTGAACTGGTGTGAAGCGTTAGGTACAGTTCTATCTAATGAAGAAGTGGTAGATGGTGTATCAGAACGTGGTGGCTATCCTGTTGTTCGACGCCCGATGAAACAATGGGTATTGAAAATTACAGAATATGCGGATCGTTTACTTGAAGACTTAGATACACTCGATTGGCCTGAGTCGATTAAAGACATGCAACGTAACTGGATTGGCCGTTCTGAAGGGGCAAAAGTGAACTTTAAAGTCGAAAATATTGACACACCGATTGAAGTATTTACAACACGTCCAGATACGATTTACGGTGCAACATTTTTAGTGTTAAGTCCTGAACATGCTTTAGTGAACCGGATTACGACACCGCAACAATATGAAAAAGTAAAGCATTATCAAGATGAAGCTGCGAAAAAATCGGACTTAGAACGTACAGATCTTGCGAAAGAAAAGACAGGTGTCTTCACAGGGGCCTATGCGATTCATCCATTTACAGGTGAGCAAGTTCCTATTTGGATTGCTGATTATGTGTTAGCTTCATATGGTACAGGGGCTGTGATGGCAGTTCCAGCACATGATGAAAGAGACTACGAATTTGCAACAACATTTGATTTACCAGTTGTGACAGTCATTGAAAACGATGCAGAGACACCATATTACACAGGTGACGGTCCACATGTTCAGTCTGGTGAATTAGACGGTCTGAACAATGAAGCGGCGATTGCAAAAGCCATTGCGCTATTAGAAGCTAAAGGTCTTGGAGAGAAGAAAGTGAATTATAAACTCCGTGACTGGTTATTTAGTCGCCAACGTTATTGGGGTGAACCGATTCCGATTATTCATTGGGAAAACGGCTCAATGACAACTGTACCGGAAAACGAATTGCCATTATTACTTCCTAAAACAGATGAAATTAAGCCTTCAGGTACAGGTGAATCACCACTTGCAAATATTGATGATTTTGTGAATGTCGTTGATCCTGAAACAGGTATGAAAGGTCGTCGTGAAACTAACACAATGCCACAATGGGCGGGTAGCTGTTGGTATTACTTGCGTTATATCGACCCTAATAATGATCAAATGTTAGCTGACCCTGAAAAGCTCAAACATTGGTTGCCTGTTGACCTTTATATCGGTGGTGTTGAGCATGCCGTGTTGCACTTATTATATGCACGTTTCTGGCACAAAGTTCTTTATGATTTAGGAGTTGTCCCTACATCTGAGCCTTTCCAAAAATTATTCAACCAAGGTATGATTTTAGGTGAAGGTAACGAAAAAATGAGCAAATCAAAAGGTAATGTTGTGAATCCAGACGATATCGTTCGTTCACACGGTGCCGATACTTTACGTTTATACGAAATGTTTATGGGACCGTTAGAAGCTTCAATTGCTTGGAGTGAAAATGGTTTAGATGGTTCACGTCGATTCTTAGATCGTATATGGCGTTTATTTTTAACTGAAGCAGGACAGTTAACGGCTAAAGTGATTGAAGATGACACACCAGCATTACAAACGGTGTACCATCAAACAGTTAAAAAGGTCACTGAAGATTTCGAATCATTGAGCTTCAATACGGCGATTAGTCAATTGATGGTCTTTATTAATGAATGTTATAAGGTTGAACACATTTCTAAAGCCTATGCAGAAGGTTTTGTGAAAATGTTAGCACCTATCGCACCGCATATCGGTGAGGAAATATGGTCAATTTTAGGACACGACACAACGATTACTTATCAACCATGGCCAAGTTTCGATCCATCGTTATTAGAAGAAGATGTCGTGGAAATCGTCGTTCAAGTGAATGGTAAAGTACGTGCTAAAATCGAAATCCCGAAAGATATGAGTAAAGAGGATATGGAAGCGACAGCGCTAGCCAATGACAACATTAAAGCTGCAATTGAGGGTAAAGAGATTAAGAAAGTCATTGCAGTTCCACAAAAATTGGTGAATATTGTCGCAAAATAA
- a CDS encoding alpha/beta fold hydrolase: protein MWKWETEGEAKGVIVIVHNMLEHTGRYAYVITHLKRNGYHVIMGDLPGQGQTSRMNKGQIQNFEVYQERVLEWVEIAEEYHLPIFMIGVGLGGLICLNLLEKVQLDIEGLILLSPLLAFQKHYKTRKNILVSNIGDVSKGTKFDIGIEAEALTRNSEVQEETRNDPMMLKKVSYHWYKEVVRTMKDTADHLHKLTAKPMCIMYGTADQISDTEVTHQLLQSLNLDEVYFKAWPELAHEIHNEPEREAVMRYILSFLNNRVYAAGYLVEDENSLK from the coding sequence AAACTGAAGGTGAGGCTAAAGGGGTCATCGTCATTGTACACAATATGCTAGAACATACAGGACGTTATGCCTATGTCATTACTCATTTGAAACGCAATGGCTACCATGTCATTATGGGCGATTTGCCAGGACAAGGCCAAACTTCGCGTATGAATAAAGGGCAAATCCAAAACTTTGAAGTCTACCAAGAGCGCGTGTTGGAATGGGTTGAAATCGCTGAAGAATATCATTTGCCTATTTTTATGATTGGCGTCGGATTAGGTGGTTTGATTTGTTTAAACTTATTAGAAAAAGTGCAATTGGATATAGAAGGTTTAATTTTACTTTCGCCACTCCTAGCATTTCAAAAACATTATAAAACGCGTAAAAATATTTTAGTGTCCAACATTGGTGACGTTTCAAAAGGGACAAAGTTTGATATAGGTATTGAAGCTGAGGCACTGACACGAAATTCAGAAGTACAAGAAGAAACTCGAAATGACCCGATGATGTTAAAAAAAGTGAGCTATCATTGGTATAAAGAAGTTGTACGTACAATGAAAGATACAGCTGATCATCTTCATAAATTAACGGCCAAACCGATGTGCATTATGTACGGGACAGCTGATCAAATTTCGGATACTGAAGTGACACATCAATTATTGCAATCATTGAATTTAGATGAAGTTTATTTTAAAGCGTGGCCTGAGCTTGCACATGAAATTCATAATGAACCTGAACGTGAAGCCGTAATGCGTTATATTTTGAGCTTTTTAAACAATCGGGTGTATGCGGCAGGCTATTTAGTTGAAGATGAAAATAGCCTTAAATAA
- a CDS encoding putative polysaccharide biosynthesis protein, protein MSENKELVRGTFLLTLSILITKVLGIIYIIPFYQIIGGADNLAPFNYAYGPYNVAIAVATAGVPLAASKYVAKYNTLGAYRVSQKLYKSSFIVMSITGILGFVVLYLLSPMIASVTIAHNMDKNAGWTVDQITAIIRTISFVVIFIPVLATWRGVFQGYKSMGPTALSEVTEQIGRIIFILVGSYLVLNVFNGSVLLANGIATFGAAIGAIAGILTLWWYWIKRRRGIQEMVAHDMTGIDVSYSKMYKEILSYSIPFVIVSLNFPLFMIVDQLTHNNALSIVGVETSLQGTFFTMLNMTTNKIVMIPTSLAAGFAISLIPFITKTYEKGDYVEMHRQIRTALGVLMYITVPASLGIMALAVPLYTVFYEYSMDGSRLLFYYAPVAILISLLSVTASMLQGIDKQKLTVFVIVGSVVLKLILNMPLIIMFETAGAILSTAIALTFAIVCNFFILKKYARFKFNETIIDVCKILLYSFIMMIFVEVIYFGLQFVISPASHVGALIITVICAIVGVIIYAVLTMKTRLADKFLGEIPNKIRRKVSFL, encoded by the coding sequence ATGAGTGAAAACAAGGAATTAGTAAGGGGAACCTTTTTACTAACTTTAAGTATTTTAATTACAAAAGTTTTAGGAATTATTTACATTATTCCGTTTTACCAAATCATAGGAGGCGCAGATAATCTTGCACCTTTTAACTATGCTTATGGACCATACAATGTTGCGATAGCTGTTGCCACTGCGGGTGTGCCTCTTGCGGCGTCGAAATACGTTGCGAAATACAATACATTAGGCGCATATCGTGTTAGTCAAAAACTGTATAAATCAAGCTTTATCGTGATGAGTATCACAGGAATATTAGGCTTTGTCGTTTTATATCTCTTGTCTCCGATGATTGCGTCAGTAACGATTGCCCATAATATGGATAAAAATGCGGGTTGGACAGTCGATCAAATTACTGCCATCATTCGTACGATTAGCTTTGTTGTCATTTTTATCCCAGTGTTAGCAACTTGGCGAGGAGTGTTCCAAGGTTACAAATCGATGGGACCTACAGCCTTATCAGAAGTTACTGAACAAATTGGACGTATCATTTTCATTTTAGTCGGCAGCTATCTCGTATTAAATGTCTTTAATGGCTCTGTATTATTAGCGAATGGTATTGCGACGTTCGGTGCTGCAATTGGTGCGATTGCAGGTATCTTGACGCTTTGGTGGTATTGGATTAAGCGTCGTCGTGGCATACAGGAAATGGTTGCTCATGATATGACAGGGATTGATGTGTCATATTCGAAAATGTACAAAGAAATTCTCTCGTACAGTATTCCGTTCGTCATTGTAAGTCTTAACTTCCCACTGTTTATGATTGTGGACCAATTGACGCATAATAATGCATTATCTATAGTAGGTGTGGAAACAAGTTTACAAGGTACGTTCTTTACGATGCTCAATATGACAACGAACAAAATTGTTATGATTCCAACGTCTTTAGCGGCTGGATTTGCGATTAGTTTAATTCCATTTATCACTAAAACATACGAAAAGGGCGATTATGTTGAAATGCATCGTCAAATTCGCACGGCATTAGGTGTATTGATGTACATTACAGTGCCGGCAAGTTTAGGGATTATGGCATTAGCTGTTCCACTATATACGGTGTTTTATGAATACAGTATGGATGGTAGCCGTCTGTTGTTCTACTATGCACCTGTCGCTATTTTGATTTCACTATTGAGTGTAACGGCATCGATGTTACAAGGTATTGATAAGCAAAAATTAACAGTGTTCGTCATTGTCGGTTCAGTAGTGTTGAAATTAATTTTAAACATGCCTTTAATTATTATGTTTGAAACAGCTGGTGCGATTTTAAGTACAGCGATTGCATTAACTTTTGCGATTGTATGTAACTTTTTCATTCTTAAAAAATACGCACGCTTCAAATTTAACGAAACGATTATCGATGTATGTAAAATCTTATTATATAGCTTTATTATGATGATTTTTGTTGAAGTCATTTATTTTGGTTTGCAATTCGTGATTTCACCAGCAAGTCACGTCGGCGCATTGATCATTACAGTCATTTGTGCAATCGTGGGTGTCATTATTTATGCAGTATTAACAATGAAAACACGTTTGGCAGATAAGTTTTTAGGCGAGATTCCAAACAAAATTAGACGTAAAGTGAGCTTTTTATAA
- a CDS encoding transcriptional regulator, SarA/Rot family, translated as MIEKNNYKVSDIMLLDQLQKEVEDIFEEIEGKYRLSKEEFLILLTLWDQGSMTLKEMDNYVKVKTYKRTRTYNNLVEMKWIIKERPTNDERTVIIHFNEDKEADKQDLINFTCMEIEKRDAHLRTLLNDIVNGCDI; from the coding sequence ATGATTGAAAAAAATAATTATAAAGTGAGCGATATCATGCTCCTTGACCAACTGCAAAAAGAAGTTGAAGACATTTTTGAAGAAATTGAGGGAAAATATCGTTTATCAAAAGAAGAGTTTTTGATTTTACTGACACTTTGGGATCAAGGTTCGATGACATTAAAAGAAATGGATAACTACGTGAAAGTTAAGACTTACAAACGTACAAGAACTTACAACAATTTGGTAGAAATGAAATGGATTATTAAAGAGCGCCCGACAAACGATGAAAGAACCGTTATTATTCATTTTAATGAGGATAAAGAAGCGGACAAACAAGACTTAATTAATTTTACATGTATGGAAATCGAAAAAAGAGATGCACATTTGAGAACATTATTAAATGATATTGTAAACGGCTGTGATATTTAA
- a CDS encoding TIGR01212 family radical SAM protein (This family includes YhcC from E. coli K-12, an uncharacterized radical SAM protein.), with amino-acid sequence MGTYFPYAFEKKRYHTLNYHLKNKFGQKIFKVALDGGFDCPNRDGTVAHGGCTFCSAAGSGDFAGNRADAIEVQFKEIKNKMHEKWHEGQYIAYFQAFTNTHAPVAVLREKFEAALKEPGVVGLSIGTRPDCLPDDVVDYLAELNKRTYLWVELGLQTIHQETSDLINRAHDMDCYYEGVAKLRRHNINVCSHIINGLPGEDYDMMMETAKAVAQMDVQGIKIHLLHLLKGTPMMKQYDKGLLEFMTKEQYIQLVCDQLEQLPPEMIVHRITGDGPIDLMVGPMWSVNKWEVLNDIDAELERRGTVQGESYSSQVRI; translated from the coding sequence ATGGGCACTTATTTCCCATATGCTTTTGAAAAGAAACGATATCACACTTTAAATTATCATCTGAAAAATAAATTTGGTCAAAAAATATTTAAAGTTGCTTTAGATGGTGGTTTTGATTGCCCTAATAGAGACGGTACTGTTGCACATGGCGGTTGTACTTTTTGTTCAGCAGCAGGGAGTGGTGACTTTGCTGGTAACCGTGCCGACGCTATCGAAGTGCAATTTAAAGAGATTAAAAATAAAATGCACGAAAAATGGCATGAAGGTCAATACATTGCATATTTCCAAGCCTTTACTAATACACATGCACCCGTTGCTGTATTACGAGAAAAATTTGAAGCTGCATTAAAAGAACCGGGTGTTGTCGGATTATCTATCGGTACACGTCCAGATTGCTTACCAGATGACGTTGTGGACTATTTAGCCGAATTAAATAAACGTACATATTTATGGGTGGAGTTAGGTTTACAGACCATTCACCAAGAAACATCTGACTTAATCAACCGGGCACATGATATGGACTGTTATTACGAAGGGGTCGCAAAATTACGCCGTCACAACATTAATGTATGTTCACATATTATAAATGGGTTGCCTGGTGAAGATTATGACATGATGATGGAAACTGCAAAAGCTGTTGCTCAAATGGATGTCCAAGGTATTAAAATTCATTTGTTACATCTATTAAAAGGCACACCCATGATGAAGCAATATGATAAAGGTTTACTCGAATTTATGACGAAAGAACAATACATTCAACTCGTTTGCGATCAGCTCGAACAATTGCCACCAGAAATGATCGTCCACCGTATTACAGGTGATGGTCCTATCGATTTAATGGTCGGTCCAATGTGGAGTGTCAATAAATGGGAAGTATTAAATGATATTGACGCAGAACTTGAACGTCGTGGTACTGTTCAAGGCGAATCTTATAGTTCTCAGGTGCGCATATGA
- a CDS encoding MDR family MFS transporter gives MPREIWWLVIGMAINITGASFLWPLNTIYMNEELGKSLSTAGLVLMVNSFGMIVGNLLGGTLFDKLGGYRTIMLGTIVSLCATILLNFFHGWPWYAIWLIMLGFGGGMIIPAIYAMAGAVWPQGGRQTFNAIYLAQNIGVALGAALGGFVAELSFNYIFMANLAMYVIFFFIALFQFKIDYQATVKHQETLENVAHIQNKKHFTALILLCVMFALCWIAYVQWQTTIASFTQSIGISMSQYSLLWTVNGVLILVGQPLILPIIHLIKGQLKKQLYFGLVVFILSFFVTSFATSFSIFVVGMVIMTFAEMFVWPAVPTIANNLAPKGRKGVYQGIVNSASTVGKAFGPLVGGILVDVFNMQIMFLSMIGLLLIAMVFLSIYDRKVDQKTLYR, from the coding sequence ATGCCTAGAGAAATATGGTGGCTCGTCATTGGGATGGCGATTAATATCACAGGTGCGAGTTTTTTATGGCCGTTGAATACGATTTATATGAATGAGGAACTCGGCAAATCATTAAGTACTGCCGGACTGGTACTGATGGTCAATTCATTTGGAATGATTGTAGGAAATTTACTTGGTGGGACATTGTTCGATAAACTTGGAGGCTATCGGACAATTATGTTAGGCACGATCGTGAGTTTGTGTGCCACCATTTTATTAAATTTCTTTCACGGTTGGCCTTGGTATGCTATTTGGCTCATTATGCTCGGTTTTGGCGGTGGTATGATTATCCCTGCTATATATGCGATGGCTGGAGCAGTGTGGCCGCAAGGGGGAAGACAAACGTTTAATGCGATTTACTTAGCACAAAATATCGGTGTTGCATTAGGTGCAGCGCTAGGTGGTTTTGTTGCTGAACTGAGCTTTAATTACATTTTTATGGCGAATTTGGCGATGTATGTTATTTTCTTCTTTATCGCGTTATTTCAATTTAAAATAGATTATCAAGCGACGGTTAAACATCAAGAAACGTTGGAAAATGTGGCGCATATTCAAAACAAGAAACATTTCACAGCACTCATTTTATTATGTGTGATGTTTGCGTTATGTTGGATTGCTTACGTACAATGGCAAACAACCATTGCTTCATTTACACAAAGTATCGGTATTTCTATGAGTCAATATAGTTTGTTATGGACAGTTAACGGTGTGCTCATTTTAGTGGGACAACCTTTAATATTACCGATTATTCACCTCATTAAAGGGCAACTGAAAAAGCAACTTTACTTTGGATTAGTCGTGTTCATACTGTCATTTTTCGTGACAAGTTTTGCGACATCATTTTCAATTTTCGTTGTAGGGATGGTCATTATGACATTTGCAGAAATGTTCGTTTGGCCTGCTGTACCGACGATTGCTAACAATTTAGCGCCTAAAGGTAGAAAAGGGGTCTATCAAGGGATTGTGAATTCCGCGTCAACAGTGGGAAAAGCTTTCGGTCCGTTAGTTGGTGGGATACTCGTCGATGTATTCAATATGCAAATCATGTTTTTGTCTATGATAGGTTTACTCCTAATCGCCATGGTATTCCTTTCGATTTATGATAGAAAAGTTGATCAGAAAACGTTATATCGTTAA
- a CDS encoding class I SAM-dependent methyltransferase: MIVERILPFAKTLIRSHTTPESVVIDATCGNGHDTQFLADLVPNGHVYGCDIQQEAIENTKQRVQDYNNVSLFLTGHEWITQYIRDEHLTQVHAAIFNLGYLPKGDKSIVTQSATTLAAVQTIFAVLQPEGIIVLVVYPGHEEGAEESETLLKQLAAFDQQRAHVLKYEFINQQNRPPYVIALEKRA; encoded by the coding sequence ATGATAGTCGAACGTATTTTACCTTTCGCCAAAACATTAATTCGTAGTCATACCACACCAGAAAGTGTTGTCATTGATGCAACATGTGGTAACGGACATGACACCCAATTTTTAGCAGACCTTGTCCCAAATGGTCATGTTTATGGCTGTGACATTCAACAAGAAGCAATAGAAAATACAAAACAACGTGTTCAAGATTACAACAATGTTTCCCTATTTCTAACGGGGCACGAATGGATTACACAATATATTAGAGACGAACATCTTACACAAGTACATGCGGCCATTTTTAATTTAGGTTATTTACCGAAAGGCGACAAATCTATCGTCACACAATCAGCGACAACCCTCGCTGCTGTACAAACGATTTTTGCTGTATTACAACCTGAAGGCATTATCGTTTTAGTCGTTTATCCTGGCCATGAAGAAGGTGCGGAAGAAAGTGAGACTTTGTTGAAGCAATTGGCAGCGTTTGATCAACAACGTGCACATGTTTTGAAGTATGAGTTTATTAATCAACAAAATCGACCGCCATATGTGATTGCGCTTGAGAAAAGAGCTTAG
- a CDS encoding rhodanese-like domain-containing protein, whose protein sequence is MKEMTTDELKEIVLSSEPVNIIDVREDEEVAMGMIPNAEHIPMNDIPDHVDDFKKDTTYYIVCAGGVRSAKVVEFLNDHGIDAVNVEGGMRAWGNEGLEFKRI, encoded by the coding sequence ATGAAAGAAATGACTACAGATGAATTAAAAGAGATTGTTTTAAGTTCAGAACCGGTAAATATTATCGATGTACGCGAAGATGAAGAAGTTGCAATGGGGATGATTCCTAATGCTGAACATATTCCGATGAATGACATTCCGGATCATGTAGATGATTTCAAAAAGGACACGACGTATTACATCGTTTGTGCTGGCGGTGTGAGAAGTGCGAAAGTGGTTGAATTTTTGAATGATCATGGGATTGATGCGGTGAATGTTGAAGGTGGTATGCGTGCTTGGGGCAATGAAGGGTTAGAGTTTAAGCGTATTTAA
- a CDS encoding L-lactate dehydrogenase: MKTKGNKVVLVGNGAVGASYAFTMMSQGVADELVIIDINKDKVLGDVLDLNHGAPYADSPVKVVAGEYSDCGDADLVVICAGAPQKVGETRLDLVEKNAKIYKDIVTSIMDSGFDGIFLIAANPVDILTYVTLKYSGLPKHKVIGSGTILDTARFRHLISEAFDVAPASIHGYIIGEHGDSEVPVWSGATIAGVSIYDQLKNDPEKAHLIEDIYVNTRDAAYDIIKAKGATYYGVAMGLMHISKAILKNQNIVLTVSSYLEGEYGHEGVYTGVPTVINGEGASRVIETPLNDEEKEKFAKSVKILKDMQDSISHLF, translated from the coding sequence ATGAAGACAAAAGGTAATAAAGTGGTATTAGTAGGTAATGGTGCAGTGGGTGCAAGCTATGCCTTTACAATGATGAGTCAAGGTGTAGCTGATGAACTTGTTATTATCGATATCAATAAAGATAAAGTACTTGGAGATGTATTAGATTTAAACCACGGTGCACCGTATGCAGATTCCCCAGTTAAAGTCGTAGCAGGTGAATATTCTGACTGTGGTGATGCAGATTTAGTCGTGATTTGTGCGGGTGCGCCTCAAAAAGTTGGTGAAACACGTTTAGACTTAGTAGAAAAAAATGCAAAAATTTATAAAGATATCGTGACATCAATTATGGATAGTGGCTTCGATGGTATTTTCTTAATCGCAGCGAACCCAGTAGATATTTTAACTTACGTCACTTTAAAATATTCGGGCTTACCAAAACACAAAGTTATCGGTTCAGGTACAATTTTAGATACAGCACGTTTCAGACATTTAATTAGTGAAGCGTTCGATGTAGCTCCAGCAAGTATTCATGGTTATATCATTGGGGAACACGGTGACTCAGAAGTACCAGTATGGTCAGGTGCAACAATTGCAGGTGTTTCAATTTATGATCAATTGAAAAATGATCCTGAAAAAGCACATTTAATTGAAGATATTTATGTGAATACACGTGATGCAGCATATGACATCATTAAAGCAAAAGGTGCGACATACTACGGCGTGGCAATGGGATTAATGCATATCTCAAAAGCTATCTTAAAAAATCAAAACATCGTATTAACAGTGTCAAGTTACTTAGAAGGTGAATACGGTCATGAAGGTGTATACACTGGTGTGCCAACAGTGATTAACGGTGAGGGTGCTTCACGCGTCATTGAAACACCATTAAATGACGAAGAAAAAGAAAAATTCGCTAAATCTGTTAAAATCTTAAAAGATATGCAAGATTCTATTTCTCACCTTTTCTAA
- a CDS encoding BaiN/RdsA family NAD(P)/FAD-dependent oxidoreductase yields MYQTIVIGGGPSGLMAAISSSQNGQSVLLLEKKKGLGRKLKISGGGRCNVTNNLPYAEIIKHIPGNGKFLYSPFSIFDNQSIIEFFESRGVALKEEDHGRMFPVSNQSQDVLDALICELKQNDVTVKEEQTVVDVKKVDADHFQVQLQNGDTYEAKTVIIATGGTSVPQTGSTGDGYRFAQSLGHYITELFPTEVPIKSNAPFIKNQSLKGLSLKNVGLSVLKKNGKKRITHQMDMLFTHFGISGPAALRCSQFIYQEQKSQKQQNIQMQIDAFPEINEEELKQKITKQLKSQPDKHIKNALKGLIEERYLTLMIESTNIPFETTYHHISAQQLSTLAHQFKAFTFEVYGTLPLEKAFVTGGGVSIKEIVPTTMESKITPGLYLCGEVLDIHGYTGGYNITSALVTGFVAGYFAGLAE; encoded by the coding sequence ATGTATCAAACAATTGTGATCGGTGGCGGACCGAGTGGATTAATGGCTGCCATTTCATCAAGTCAAAACGGGCAATCCGTACTCCTATTAGAAAAAAAGAAAGGCTTAGGTCGTAAATTAAAAATATCCGGCGGTGGTCGTTGTAATGTGACTAATAACTTGCCTTATGCTGAAATTATCAAACACATCCCTGGAAATGGAAAATTTTTATACAGTCCTTTTTCAATTTTCGATAACCAATCTATTATCGAATTTTTTGAATCGCGTGGTGTTGCATTAAAAGAGGAAGATCATGGCCGTATGTTTCCTGTATCAAATCAGTCACAAGATGTACTCGATGCATTGATCTGTGAATTGAAACAAAATGACGTTACAGTAAAAGAAGAACAAACTGTCGTAGACGTGAAAAAAGTTGATGCAGACCATTTTCAAGTACAACTCCAAAATGGTGATACGTATGAAGCAAAAACAGTCATCATTGCGACTGGTGGCACAAGTGTCCCCCAAACCGGTTCAACGGGTGATGGCTATCGATTTGCACAATCATTAGGCCATTACATCACAGAACTGTTCCCTACAGAAGTTCCGATTAAATCTAACGCACCATTTATTAAAAATCAGTCACTTAAAGGTTTGAGTTTAAAAAATGTCGGCCTATCCGTCTTAAAGAAAAATGGCAAAAAACGTATTACCCACCAAATGGACATGCTATTCACGCATTTCGGTATTAGTGGGCCTGCTGCATTGAGATGTAGTCAATTTATTTATCAAGAGCAAAAAAGTCAGAAACAACAAAACATTCAAATGCAAATTGATGCCTTTCCCGAAATCAATGAAGAAGAACTCAAACAAAAAATCACGAAACAGCTCAAATCACAGCCCGATAAACATATTAAAAATGCACTAAAAGGTTTGATTGAAGAACGCTACTTAACACTCATGATTGAAAGTACAAATATTCCATTTGAAACGACGTATCATCATATCAGCGCACAACAACTCAGTACACTCGCACATCAATTCAAAGCATTTACTTTCGAAGTTTACGGCACGTTACCGTTAGAAAAAGCTTTCGTGACTGGTGGTGGCGTTTCAATCAAAGAAATCGTTCCAACAACTATGGAATCTAAAATCACACCTGGTCTGTATTTATGTGGTGAAGTATTGGATATTCATGGATATACGGGCGGTTACAATATTACGAGTGCCCTTGTCACAGGCTTCGTCGCAGGCTATTTCGCCGGCCTTGCAGAATAA